In a single window of the Sphingosinicella microcystinivorans genome:
- a CDS encoding acylphosphatase, whose protein sequence is MTEERVARRLRIHGRVQGVWYRAWTLETAQRLGLDGWVRNRIDGTVEVFAVGPADAVEKLVAACREGPPAAKVERLDVEAAEGIVRRGFTKKPTV, encoded by the coding sequence GTGACAGAAGAGCGCGTCGCGCGGCGGCTGCGTATCCACGGCCGCGTGCAGGGTGTCTGGTATCGCGCGTGGACGCTGGAAACCGCACAGCGCCTCGGTCTCGACGGCTGGGTGCGCAACCGCATCGACGGCACGGTCGAGGTGTTCGCGGTGGGACCGGCCGATGCTGTCGAGAAACTGGTCGCCGCCTGCCGTGAAGGCCCGCCCGCCGCCAAGGTGGAGCGCTTGGACGTGGAAGCGGCGGAAGGCATCGTGCGGCGAGGGTTTACCAAGAAGCCGACGGTGTGA
- the aroC gene encoding chorismate synthase, which yields MMFNSFGRIFRFTTWGESHGPALGVVVDGCPPGIALSEADIQPWLDKRKPGQSRHTTQRREPDEVKILSGVFEGKTTGTPISMMIENVDQRSKDYGDIAEKYRPGHADYTYDAKYGFRDYRGGGRSSARETAARVAAGAVARKVIEGVGILGHVVEIGGDRAQRFAAHTLGDNDFWCADPEAAKRWEALLDGVRKAGSSVGAVVEVIASGVPAGWGSPLYAKLDGALAGAMMSINAVKGIEIGDGFMAARLRGEDNADRMRPGAGEGDPPTFDTNHAGGVMGGISTGQDVICRIALKPTSSILTPVQTITRYGEAVEVMTKGRHDPCVGIRAVPVAEAMMACVLADAFLMHRAQCG from the coding sequence CTGATGTTCAACAGCTTCGGCCGCATCTTCCGGTTCACGACCTGGGGCGAAAGCCACGGACCGGCGCTCGGCGTCGTCGTCGACGGCTGCCCGCCGGGGATCGCGCTCTCCGAAGCCGACATCCAGCCGTGGCTCGACAAGAGGAAGCCCGGCCAGTCGCGGCACACGACGCAGCGGCGAGAACCCGACGAAGTGAAAATCCTCTCCGGCGTGTTCGAGGGGAAGACGACCGGCACGCCGATCTCGATGATGATCGAGAACGTCGACCAGCGTTCCAAGGACTACGGCGACATCGCCGAGAAGTACCGGCCCGGCCATGCCGACTACACCTATGACGCCAAGTACGGCTTCCGCGACTATCGCGGCGGCGGGCGCTCCTCCGCGCGCGAGACGGCGGCGCGCGTTGCGGCGGGCGCGGTGGCGCGGAAAGTCATCGAAGGTGTGGGCATCCTCGGTCATGTCGTCGAGATCGGCGGCGACCGCGCCCAGCGCTTTGCGGCGCATACGCTCGGCGACAATGATTTCTGGTGCGCCGATCCCGAGGCCGCGAAGCGCTGGGAAGCGCTGCTCGACGGCGTGCGCAAGGCGGGCTCGTCTGTGGGCGCGGTGGTCGAGGTGATCGCGAGCGGTGTTCCGGCCGGCTGGGGCTCGCCGCTCTACGCGAAGCTCGACGGCGCGCTTGCGGGGGCGATGATGTCGATCAACGCCGTGAAGGGCATCGAGATCGGCGACGGCTTCATGGCGGCGCGCCTGCGCGGCGAGGACAATGCCGACCGGATGCGGCCCGGCGCCGGCGAAGGCGATCCGCCGACGTTCGACACGAATCACGCGGGCGGCGTGATGGGCGGCATCTCGACCGGGCAGGACGTGATCTGCCGCATCGCCCTGAAGCCCACCTCCTCGATCCTGACGCCGGTGCAGACGATCACGCGCTACGGCGAGGCGGTGGAGGTGATGACGAAGGGACGCCACGACCCCTGCGTCGGCATCCGCGCCGTGCCGGTCGCCGAGGCGATGATGGCCTGCGTGCTCGCCGACGCCTTCCTCATGCACCGGGCCCAGTGCGGGTGA
- the fabI gene encoding enoyl-ACP reductase FabI, whose translation MAGLMQGKRGLIMGLANERSLAWGITKALADQGAELAFSYQGEALEKRVRPLAESVGSDFLIDCDVSDMAGLDAAFETLAARWPTIDFLVHAIGFSDKNELRGKYVDTSLENFLLTMNISAYSFVAVTRKARAMMPNGGSVLTLSYYGAEKVVPHYNVMGVAKAALETSVKYLAMDLGPENIRVNAISAGPIKTLAASGIGDFRYILKWNELNSPLRRNVTIEDVGGAALYLLSDLASGVTGEIHHVDAGYNVIGMKAEDAPDIALA comes from the coding sequence ATGGCTGGATTGATGCAGGGAAAACGCGGGCTGATCATGGGGCTCGCGAACGAGCGCTCGCTGGCGTGGGGGATTACGAAAGCGCTTGCCGATCAGGGCGCGGAACTGGCGTTCAGCTATCAGGGCGAGGCGCTGGAGAAGCGCGTGCGCCCGCTTGCGGAAAGCGTCGGCTCGGACTTCCTGATCGACTGCGACGTCTCCGACATGGCGGGGCTCGACGCTGCGTTCGAGACGCTGGCGGCGCGCTGGCCGACGATCGACTTCCTCGTCCACGCCATCGGCTTTTCGGACAAGAACGAGCTGCGCGGCAAGTACGTCGACACCAGCCTCGAGAACTTCCTGCTGACCATGAACATCTCCGCCTACAGCTTCGTCGCTGTGACGCGGAAGGCGCGGGCGATGATGCCGAACGGCGGCTCGGTGCTGACGCTGAGCTATTACGGCGCCGAGAAGGTGGTGCCGCACTACAACGTCATGGGCGTCGCCAAGGCCGCGCTCGAAACCAGCGTCAAGTATCTGGCGATGGACCTCGGTCCCGAGAATATCCGCGTCAACGCGATCTCGGCGGGGCCGATCAAGACGCTGGCGGCGAGCGGTATCGGTGATTTCCGCTACATCCTGAAGTGGAACGAATTGAACAGCCCGCTCAGGCGCAACGTCACCATCGAGGACGTGGGCGGCGCGGCGCTCTACCTGCTCTCCGATCTCGCCAGCGGCGTGACCGGCGAGATTCACCATGTCGACGCCGGCTACAACGTCATCGGCATGAAGGCCGAGGACGCGCCGGACATCGCGCTCGCCTGA
- a CDS encoding YihY/virulence factor BrkB family protein translates to MIRLIARLLEEERRAVRVAFRVAKGVWDDGFIHAGNLAYLSMLALFPFFIVLGTFAGMLGRSDAGLEAVQGFLQTLPPSVAGIVGPPIAAAMEGSTGILTFSIVVGMWTAGSYIETIRDILRRAYHAEYAAPVWQRRLGSFAVILGSVLLMLAAFAAQVILVAAEEVVVRFLPWVDVVEQIVDIGRLGPLVVLFIALYLLFHSLTPARFRKRGPKWPGAAVTAGVWVGATIILPRLLADVSTYDRFYGPLAGVMITLLFFFIAGMGFVIGAELNAALAMEPENGQKGAESGQQPKG, encoded by the coding sequence ATGATCCGCCTGATCGCGCGTCTGCTCGAGGAGGAGCGGCGCGCGGTTCGCGTCGCCTTTCGCGTCGCGAAGGGCGTGTGGGACGACGGCTTCATCCACGCCGGGAACCTCGCCTATCTCTCGATGCTGGCGCTGTTTCCCTTTTTCATCGTGCTCGGCACGTTCGCGGGGATGCTCGGCCGCTCCGATGCCGGGCTTGAGGCGGTTCAGGGCTTCCTGCAAACATTGCCGCCTTCGGTGGCCGGGATCGTCGGCCCGCCGATCGCGGCGGCGATGGAAGGTTCGACCGGCATCCTCACCTTTTCGATCGTCGTGGGCATGTGGACGGCGGGCAGTTACATCGAGACGATCCGGGACATCCTGCGCCGCGCCTATCACGCCGAATATGCGGCACCCGTCTGGCAGCGGCGGCTGGGCAGCTTCGCGGTGATCCTCGGCAGCGTGCTGCTGATGCTCGCCGCCTTCGCGGCGCAGGTGATCCTCGTCGCGGCGGAGGAGGTCGTCGTCCGCTTCCTGCCGTGGGTCGACGTGGTCGAGCAGATCGTCGACATCGGGCGGCTGGGGCCGCTCGTGGTGCTGTTCATCGCGCTTTACCTGCTGTTCCACAGCCTGACCCCGGCGCGTTTCAGGAAACGCGGCCCGAAATGGCCGGGCGCCGCGGTGACGGCGGGCGTATGGGTCGGCGCGACGATCATTCTGCCGCGACTGCTCGCCGACGTTTCCACCTACGACCGCTTCTACGGGCCGCTTGCGGGCGTGATGATCACGCTCCTGTTCTTCTTCATTGCCGGCATGGGATTCGTGATCGGCGCCGAGCTCAACGCGGCGCTGGCAATGGAACCTGAAAATGGGCAAAAGGGCGCGGAATCGGGGCAACAACCGAAAGGCTGA
- a CDS encoding DnaJ C-terminal domain-containing protein, producing the protein MSDLYSTLGVKRGASDAEIKSAYRKLAKELHPDRNKDNPKAAEKFSEVTAAYDLLSDKDKRAQYDRGEIDEQGNPKMPFGFGGSGGGYSRTHTGGAGMGAEDFSFAGAADDILSELFGRGRRGGGGGFGGFDFGGGAGPRQPPAKGRNVAYKLAVDFAEAAELKPQRVTLASGKTVDLKLPAGFAEGQQIRLAGQGEAGLGGSGDAIVTLRTAPHRIFKRDGDDIRLDLPIRLDEAVLGAKVKAPTTSGSVMLSVPPGASSGKVLRLKGKGFHKKGGGRGDLLVTLAITIPEDDAALKAFAEGWDSGKAHDPRAGMA; encoded by the coding sequence ATGAGTGATCTCTATTCGACCCTTGGTGTGAAGCGCGGCGCGAGCGACGCGGAAATCAAGTCCGCCTATCGCAAGCTGGCGAAGGAACTGCACCCCGACCGCAACAAGGACAATCCGAAGGCCGCCGAGAAATTCTCCGAAGTGACGGCCGCTTACGACCTGCTTTCCGACAAGGACAAGCGCGCGCAGTACGACCGCGGCGAGATCGACGAACAGGGCAATCCGAAGATGCCGTTCGGTTTCGGCGGCAGCGGTGGGGGCTATAGCCGCACGCACACCGGCGGCGCGGGCATGGGCGCCGAGGATTTCAGCTTCGCGGGCGCGGCGGACGATATTCTGTCCGAGCTGTTCGGCCGTGGGCGCCGTGGCGGTGGCGGCGGTTTCGGGGGATTCGATTTCGGCGGCGGCGCAGGTCCGCGCCAGCCCCCCGCGAAGGGCCGCAATGTCGCCTACAAGCTCGCCGTGGATTTCGCCGAGGCCGCCGAGCTGAAGCCGCAGCGCGTGACGCTCGCCTCCGGCAAGACGGTGGACCTGAAGCTCCCGGCCGGGTTCGCGGAAGGCCAGCAGATCCGGCTTGCCGGGCAGGGCGAGGCGGGGCTCGGCGGGAGCGGCGACGCCATCGTGACGCTGCGCACCGCGCCGCACCGTATCTTCAAGCGCGACGGCGACGACATCCGCCTCGATTTGCCGATCCGGCTCGACGAGGCGGTGCTCGGCGCGAAGGTGAAGGCGCCGACGACGAGCGGTTCGGTGATGCTGTCCGTGCCGCCGGGCGCATCGTCCGGCAAGGTCCTGCGCCTGAAGGGCAAGGGCTTCCACAAGAAGGGCGGCGGGCGCGGCGATCTGCTCGTGACGCTGGCCATTACCATTCCCGAGGACGATGCAGCCCTGAAGGCGTTCGCTGAAGGCTGGGACAGCGGCAAGGCGCACGACCCCCGCGCCGGAATGGCATGA
- the pdxH gene encoding pyridoxamine 5'-phosphate oxidase, producing the protein MTTLPDDPFDLFDRWFKEASASEPNDANAMSLATADAGGRPSVRIVLLKDVDPRGFTFYTNTLSRKGRELAANPHAHLNFHWKSLRRQVRIDGAVEPVTAAEADAYFAIRPRASQIGAWASFQSQPLDDRATLETRVAEFTAKFEGGDVPRPPHWSGYRVVPSRIEFWVDRTDRLHERYIYDRDGRGWTRSMQYP; encoded by the coding sequence ATGACGACACTTCCCGACGACCCCTTCGACCTGTTCGACCGCTGGTTCAAGGAGGCATCGGCCTCCGAACCCAATGACGCCAACGCCATGTCGCTCGCCACGGCGGACGCCGGGGGACGGCCGTCGGTGCGTATCGTGCTCTTGAAGGACGTCGATCCGCGCGGCTTCACCTTCTACACCAACACGCTGAGCCGGAAGGGCCGGGAGCTTGCCGCGAACCCGCACGCGCACCTCAATTTCCACTGGAAGTCGCTGCGCCGTCAGGTCCGCATCGACGGCGCCGTGGAGCCGGTGACGGCGGCCGAGGCCGACGCCTATTTTGCGATCCGCCCCCGCGCCTCGCAGATCGGCGCGTGGGCGAGCTTCCAGTCGCAGCCGCTGGACGACCGGGCGACGCTGGAAACCCGCGTCGCGGAGTTCACCGCGAAGTTCGAAGGCGGCGACGTGCCGCGCCCGCCGCACTGGTCGGGCTACCGCGTCGTGCCGTCGCGCATCGAGTTCTGGGTGGACCGCACCGACCGCCTGCACGAACGCTACATCTACGACCGCGACGGCCGCGGCTGGACGCGTTCGATGCAATATCCGTGA
- a CDS encoding cation diffusion facilitator family transporter, whose product MDAARLEARGRLTRRAAAASFSAALVLGVVKAYAAMETGSVAMLGSLADTALDLIASIITLIGVRVAAEPADAEHRFGHGKAEPIAALLQTVFITVSAIGIGWRAVQAFSNETPPAEAELGIGVSVFAILVTLALVSYQRFIVSRTGSLAIDADRMHYQSDLLLNLSVIAALVLDAMLGMRGADPLFGVLIALWLAWGAFRTARHALDMLMDKEWPDAQRERLKALVCAVPGVEGIHELKTRHAGHTDFIQFHIWVDPHMSVQAAHDIVDAVEARVLQDFPGSDVLVHVDPSGHFDTRPSTADAEETGHAR is encoded by the coding sequence ATGGACGCCGCGAGGCTCGAAGCGCGCGGCAGGTTGACCCGCCGTGCGGCGGCCGCCTCGTTCTCGGCGGCACTCGTCCTCGGCGTGGTCAAGGCCTATGCGGCGATGGAGACGGGCTCGGTCGCGATGCTCGGCTCGCTTGCCGATACCGCGCTCGACCTCATCGCCTCGATCATCACGCTGATCGGCGTGCGCGTCGCGGCCGAGCCCGCAGACGCCGAGCACCGCTTCGGCCACGGCAAGGCGGAGCCGATCGCGGCGCTGCTGCAAACCGTCTTCATCACCGTCTCCGCCATCGGCATCGGGTGGCGCGCGGTGCAGGCGTTCTCGAACGAAACCCCACCTGCCGAAGCCGAACTCGGCATCGGCGTTTCGGTCTTCGCGATCCTCGTGACGCTGGCGCTCGTGTCTTACCAGCGTTTCATCGTCAGCCGCACCGGCTCGCTCGCCATCGACGCCGACCGGATGCACTACCAGTCGGACCTGCTGCTCAACCTGTCGGTGATCGCGGCGCTGGTTCTCGACGCGATGCTGGGGATGCGCGGCGCGGATCCGCTGTTCGGCGTCCTCATCGCGCTGTGGCTGGCGTGGGGCGCGTTCAGGACCGCGCGCCATGCGCTCGACATGCTGATGGACAAGGAATGGCCCGACGCGCAGCGTGAACGGCTGAAAGCGCTGGTCTGCGCGGTTCCCGGCGTTGAGGGCATCCACGAACTGAAGACCCGCCACGCGGGGCATACCGATTTCATCCAGTTCCACATCTGGGTCGATCCGCACATGAGCGTGCAGGCCGCGCACGACATCGTCGATGCTGTCGAGGCCCGCGTGCTGCAGGACTTCCCCGGCAGCGACGTCCTCGTCCACGTCGATCCGAGCGGCCATTTCGATACGCGCCCCAGCACCGCCGATGCAGAGGAAACCGGCCATGCCCGATAA
- a CDS encoding PhzF family phenazine biosynthesis protein, with product MPDKLPFAQIDAFAARAFEGNPAAVMPLEAWLADDVLQAIAEENNLAETAFFIPSDAPDADYDLRWFTPAIEVDLCGHATLASGHYLLSRDVDLDSIRFRTRLAGVLEVRRAGSGYELDLPARRPLPAEADPRVVKAIGLRPEAVLSFPGENWLYVVADASAVRAMKPDFGLLREIGNHLVVVTAPGDGAFDVVSRVFAAGAGIDEDPVTGAAHAMLTPYWAERLGKPVFQAFQASPRGGRIACRLEGDRAVLGGTCVTVIEGSFTL from the coding sequence ATGCCCGATAAACTGCCCTTCGCCCAGATCGACGCCTTCGCGGCGCGTGCTTTCGAAGGCAATCCGGCGGCGGTGATGCCGCTGGAGGCTTGGCTCGCCGACGACGTCCTCCAGGCGATCGCCGAGGAGAACAACCTCGCCGAAACCGCCTTCTTCATCCCTTCGGATGCGCCGGACGCGGACTATGACCTGCGCTGGTTCACGCCCGCGATCGAGGTGGACCTCTGCGGCCACGCGACGCTCGCAAGCGGGCACTATCTCCTCTCGCGCGACGTGGATCTCGACAGCATCCGCTTCCGCACCCGCCTCGCGGGCGTGCTGGAGGTGCGCCGCGCAGGCAGCGGCTACGAGCTCGATCTGCCCGCGCGCAGGCCCCTCCCGGCAGAAGCGGACCCGCGCGTCGTGAAGGCCATCGGGCTGAGGCCCGAAGCCGTCCTCTCTTTCCCGGGCGAGAACTGGCTCTATGTCGTGGCCGACGCATCGGCCGTGCGCGCCATGAAGCCCGATTTCGGCCTGCTGCGCGAGATCGGCAACCATCTCGTCGTCGTCACCGCGCCCGGCGACGGTGCATTCGATGTCGTCAGCCGCGTGTTCGCGGCGGGCGCCGGTATCGACGAGGATCCCGTCACCGGCGCCGCGCACGCGATGCTGACGCCCTACTGGGCGGAGCGACTCGGCAAGCCCGTGTTCCAGGCGTTCCAGGCCAGCCCGCGCGGCGGCCGCATCGCCTGCCGCCTCGAAGGCGACCGCGCCGTACTCGGCGGAACCTGCGTCACGGTGATCGAAGGCAGCTTCACCCTTTGA
- a CDS encoding endonuclease/exonuclease/phosphatase family protein, translated as MTIRVASYNMRKAIGLDRLRKPDRVLSVLNELDADIIALQEADRRLGERASAIPRDMIEAESPYRAVPIENRPNSIGWHGNAILVRKDHEIIHGEPLFLPMLEPRGAVLADLRVRGEPVRVVGMHLDLSGLYRARQAKMLVDHLGERTTQLPSILMGDLNDWMVNSKALKEFQRHHQCAACGPSFPTRRPLGTLDRIFVSDHFKVEESGVHSSQTAKRASDHLPVWAKVARSA; from the coding sequence ATGACCATCCGCGTCGCCAGCTACAACATGCGCAAGGCCATCGGGCTCGACCGACTGCGCAAGCCCGATCGCGTGCTTTCCGTGCTCAACGAGCTCGATGCCGACATCATCGCGCTTCAGGAAGCCGACCGCCGCCTCGGCGAACGCGCGAGCGCCATTCCGCGCGACATGATCGAGGCGGAAAGCCCGTATCGCGCCGTGCCTATCGAGAACCGGCCGAACAGCATCGGCTGGCACGGCAATGCCATCCTCGTGCGCAAGGACCACGAGATCATCCACGGCGAGCCGCTGTTCCTGCCGATGCTGGAGCCGCGCGGCGCCGTGCTCGCCGACCTCAGGGTGCGCGGCGAGCCGGTGCGCGTCGTCGGGATGCACCTCGATCTTTCCGGCCTCTACCGCGCGCGGCAGGCGAAGATGCTCGTCGATCACCTCGGCGAGCGCACGACGCAGCTGCCCAGCATCCTGATGGGCGACCTCAACGACTGGATGGTGAACAGCAAGGCGCTGAAGGAATTCCAGCGTCATCACCAGTGCGCTGCCTGCGGCCCCAGCTTCCCGACGCGGCGGCCGCTCGGCACGCTGGACCGCATCTTCGTATCCGACCATTTCAAGGTGGAGGAAAGCGGCGTTCACAGCTCGCAGACCGCGAAGCGCGCCAGCGATCACCTGCCGGTGTGGGCGAAGGTCGCGCGGAGCGCCTGA
- the mnmA gene encoding tRNA 2-thiouridine(34) synthase MnmA yields MSSIPDLHGLRPGARVVVAMSGGVDSSVVAALVKEAGYETIGVTLQLYDHGAAVGKAGTCCAGSDIHDARRVADRLGIAHYVLDYESAFKDSVIESFADEYVQGRTPIPCVTCNQTVKFRDLLNVARDLGADAMATGHYVRRVEDAGGPELHRAVDPARDQSYFLFATTREQLGFLRFPLGGMEKAAVRGHARRFGLIVADKPDSQDICFVPSGDYAGVVRKLRPEAGEPGEIVDMGGAVLGRHRGLIHYTVGQRRGLEIGGLADPLYVVRLEPGTRRVVVGPRAALGVAAAVLGEINWLGPEMGGGIDVLAKVRSMAKPAPARFDGRQVTFAAPEYGVAPGQACVLYDGERVLGGGWIDGTVSALAAA; encoded by the coding sequence ATGAGCAGCATTCCCGACCTCCACGGCCTCCGTCCCGGTGCGCGTGTCGTCGTCGCCATGTCCGGCGGCGTCGACTCGAGCGTCGTCGCGGCGCTGGTGAAGGAGGCGGGCTACGAGACGATCGGCGTCACGCTCCAGCTCTACGACCACGGCGCGGCTGTGGGGAAGGCGGGCACCTGCTGCGCGGGCAGCGACATCCACGACGCGCGCCGCGTCGCCGACCGGCTCGGCATCGCGCACTACGTTCTCGATTACGAGAGCGCCTTCAAGGACAGCGTGATCGAGTCGTTCGCCGACGAATATGTGCAGGGGCGCACGCCGATCCCGTGCGTGACGTGCAACCAGACCGTGAAGTTCCGCGATCTCCTGAACGTCGCGCGCGACCTCGGCGCCGATGCGATGGCGACGGGGCACTACGTGCGGCGCGTGGAGGACGCGGGCGGGCCGGAGCTGCACCGCGCGGTCGATCCGGCGCGCGACCAGAGCTATTTCCTGTTCGCCACCACGCGCGAGCAGCTCGGTTTCCTGCGCTTCCCGCTCGGCGGGATGGAGAAGGCGGCAGTGCGCGGACACGCGCGGCGATTCGGGCTGATCGTGGCGGACAAGCCCGACAGCCAGGACATCTGCTTCGTGCCTTCCGGCGACTACGCCGGCGTCGTCCGCAAGCTGCGCCCCGAAGCGGGCGAGCCGGGCGAGATCGTCGACATGGGCGGCGCCGTGCTCGGCCGGCACAGGGGCCTCATCCACTACACGGTCGGGCAGCGGCGCGGCCTCGAGATCGGCGGGCTTGCCGATCCGCTCTACGTCGTGCGGCTGGAGCCCGGGACGCGGCGCGTGGTCGTCGGCCCGCGCGCGGCGCTCGGCGTCGCCGCCGCCGTGCTCGGCGAGATCAACTGGCTCGGCCCGGAGATGGGGGGCGGCATCGACGTTCTCGCCAAGGTTCGCTCGATGGCGAAACCCGCGCCTGCGCGCTTCGACGGCAGGCAGGTGACGTTCGCCGCGCCCGAATACGGTGTCGCGCCCGGGCAGGCCTGCGTGCTCTACGACGGCGAGCGGGTGCTCGGCGGCGGCTGGATCGACGGCACGGTTTCGGCGCTGGCCGCGGCCTGA
- a CDS encoding DUF1153 domain-containing protein, whose translation MMENQKFRPASVIGPLGEPLTLDTLPPADTRRWVVRRKAEVVAAVKGGLISADDACARYGLSPEEFAAWERAVDRVGMPGLRVTRVQHYRALYDRESA comes from the coding sequence ATGATGGAAAATCAAAAGTTTCGCCCCGCATCGGTGATCGGCCCGCTGGGAGAGCCGCTTACGCTCGATACGCTGCCGCCTGCGGATACGCGCCGCTGGGTGGTGCGCCGCAAGGCCGAGGTCGTGGCCGCGGTGAAGGGCGGGCTCATCTCCGCGGACGACGCCTGCGCGCGCTACGGGCTCAGCCCGGAAGAGTTCGCCGCATGGGAACGCGCCGTGGACCGTGTCGGTATGCCCGGCCTGCGCGTCACGCGCGTCCAGCACTACCGGGCGCTTTACGACCGCGAAAGCGCCTGA
- a CDS encoding flagellar M-ring protein FliF C-terminal domain-containing protein, with translation MEQALKALEQNGKPRLLLIAVLCAVVAALFGLALLRSPSPTAEPAPAAAVPALPPDRQAVVETRLREQVEGLIGTIVGRENVRAIVSAEIEPDQTRQVSEAREPGTNGTETTTIRSSGQIRRLTVSVMVNGHQAEGADYRPRTEAELARFTRLARGAVGFDAIRGDSLTVETVRFAPTQAAPAFFGIGEDALLPLARIGLAGILGLAVLFLILRAFGRSAPAAPEPEAAKAPPPAPVFEPFTAGAAHSPALRRAGEAVTTRPAAAAAVVRQWMSA, from the coding sequence GTGGAACAGGCCCTGAAAGCGCTGGAGCAGAATGGGAAACCGCGGCTGCTGCTGATCGCCGTGCTCTGCGCGGTGGTCGCCGCGCTGTTCGGCCTCGCGCTGCTGCGCAGCCCCTCCCCGACCGCCGAACCCGCGCCGGCAGCCGCGGTCCCCGCGCTGCCTCCTGACCGGCAGGCGGTCGTGGAAACACGGCTCCGCGAGCAGGTCGAGGGCCTGATCGGCACGATCGTCGGCCGCGAAAACGTGCGCGCGATCGTTTCTGCGGAAATCGAACCCGACCAGACCCGGCAGGTCTCCGAGGCCCGCGAGCCCGGTACGAACGGCACCGAGACGACCACGATCCGCAGCAGCGGCCAGATCCGCCGCCTGACCGTTTCGGTCATGGTCAATGGACATCAGGCAGAAGGTGCGGACTACCGGCCCCGCACCGAGGCCGAACTCGCACGCTTTACCCGCCTTGCGCGTGGCGCCGTAGGCTTCGACGCGATACGCGGGGATTCGCTGACCGTCGAGACAGTACGCTTCGCGCCCACGCAGGCCGCTCCCGCGTTTTTCGGCATCGGGGAGGACGCGCTTCTGCCGCTCGCGCGTATCGGCCTCGCCGGGATTCTGGGCCTCGCGGTTCTGTTCCTGATCCTGCGGGCATTCGGACGGAGCGCTCCAGCCGCACCTGAACCGGAAGCGGCGAAAGCGCCGCCACCTGCTCCGGTCTTCGAGCCTTTCACGGCCGGCGCTGCCCATAGCCCGGCGCTTCGCCGCGCCGGTGAGGCCGTCACCACGCGCCCTGCCGCCGCGGCCGCGGTGGTACGCCAGTGGATGTCCGCATGA
- a CDS encoding flagellar motor switch protein FliG codes for MSARTAALRAEPWDAPMAPFSGLTGIERAAALMLALGREHGGAIWAHLGNDEARVLSAAMARRGPVPAPLAEQLLTEFAGEVSNAAATDTAKPIAETMWDTLGEVNEDALAAYLRDEHPQTVAVVLGRIGRDHAARVLSRLPDDFAMDVVLRMLRTGAVRQDVLEEVEQTLRAELLSNLSHITRRDAHEMMAEIFNHLDRSAEERFMLALEDRAFDAAERIRTLMFTFEDLARLDPASVQTLLRNVDKNRLAAALKGAGEALREFFFMSMSERAARILREDMELMGPIRLREAEEAQQAIVQVAKQLADAGEIVLADNRDGSEEFVF; via the coding sequence ATGAGCGCGCGTACCGCAGCCCTGCGTGCCGAACCTTGGGACGCGCCGATGGCGCCATTTTCGGGACTCACCGGCATCGAGCGCGCCGCCGCGCTGATGCTTGCGCTCGGGCGCGAGCACGGCGGCGCGATCTGGGCGCATCTCGGCAATGACGAGGCCCGGGTGCTGAGTGCCGCGATGGCGCGGCGCGGCCCGGTCCCCGCCCCACTCGCCGAGCAGTTGCTCACCGAATTCGCCGGAGAGGTCTCCAATGCCGCCGCCACCGACACCGCGAAGCCCATCGCCGAAACGATGTGGGATACGCTCGGCGAGGTGAACGAGGATGCCCTCGCCGCCTATCTGCGCGACGAGCACCCGCAAACGGTCGCCGTCGTGCTCGGCAGGATCGGACGCGACCATGCCGCGCGCGTGCTCTCCCGCCTGCCCGACGACTTCGCGATGGACGTCGTGCTGAGGATGCTCCGCACCGGCGCGGTGCGGCAGGACGTGCTCGAGGAGGTCGAGCAAACGCTACGCGCCGAGCTCCTCTCCAACCTCTCGCACATCACGCGCCGCGACGCGCACGAGATGATGGCGGAGATCTTCAACCACCTCGACCGCAGCGCCGAGGAGCGTTTCATGCTGGCGCTGGAAGACCGCGCCTTCGACGCCGCCGAGCGTATCCGCACGCTGATGTTCACGTTCGAGGACCTGGCGCGGCTCGACCCGGCCAGCGTCCAGACGCTGCTCCGCAACGTGGACAAGAACCGCCTCGCCGCGGCGCTCAAGGGCGCCGGCGAGGCGCTGCGCGAGTTCTTCTTCATGAGCATGTCGGAGCGCGCCGCCCGCATCCTGCGCGAGGACATGGAGCTGATGGGGCCCATTCGCCTGCGCGAGGCGGAGGAGGCGCAGCAGGCGATCGTGCAGGTTGCAAAGCAGCTCGCCGACGCGGGCGAGATCGTTCTCGCCGACAATCGCGACGGCAGCGAGGAGTTCGTGTTCTGA